A segment of the Carya illinoinensis cultivar Pawnee chromosome 1, C.illinoinensisPawnee_v1, whole genome shotgun sequence genome:
gaaatatcatgtatatatgctTCACTCTTTAATCAACAGAAACATGTAGTGTTAAATATAATTGTCTCTATGTCAAACCGCTACAAACACTCAATGTAgaactattttcttttcttttcctttttttaagttcaataggcctggtttggatagtaagtagagataaaatgagatttttttctgataagtaaaaattatattgatatggATGGTATACAAAAGGTCACACCTAATTAGAGAGaagaaatagaaacaagaaaattatgaaaatcaagGCCACGAAAATCTACAGCTGTGGCCCAAAGAAAAAAAGtgctaacaaaaaataatctgAGTTCTACTAGTGAGCGCTCCTTGAATTCAAATGTCTGGTCATTTCGCTCCTTCCACAGGCACCACATGATACAAATCGGGACCATTTTCTGCACCACTGCGATTTGTGGGAGACCTTGTAGATTTATGCAGCTGCCCATGAGCTGTCACTGTGGCTGGCATAACCCAAGCTAGGTCCATTCTATTAAACACTTCATTCCATGACGTTtcagccacctcacaatgcaacAGTAAATGATCCATAGTTTAACTATTTTTCTGACAAGCAACACCAATCTACTATGATCACCTTACAAGATTATCCGTCGTCAAGATCTTACCTAATGCTGCTATCCATACAAAAAAGGACGCTTTGGGAGGCGCATTGTTTCTCATATCTTTCTCCATGGGAATTCCGTATTATGTGATTGTGTAAGAGACATAGAAAGAGCGGACCAAGAATGTACCTTTGCCGGTGGGAATCCACCTCATCTTGTCTACTCCTTGGATTCTCGTCCTCATGGAGTATAGAAGAGCAAAGAACTCCTCAATGCTGCCAACTTTCCAATCCTAGGCAGCtctagtgagataagatgaaatgaaagttgaaagttaaataaatatattaaaatattatttttgttttgagatttgaaaatgttgaattgtttattttattttgtttgaaagtttaggaaagttgtaatgattagataagatgagatgagttaagatggtTTCACTATCTAAACTAGGCCTAAGCCTTATCAAGGCTTGCAACTGTTGGATCAGTTGCATGCATACTATTGATAGATGTTCACCCACTCATGAGATCCTGTTCTTATTGAACACCCTGTTAACATGAAAATCTTTGTGTACAGCTCAGGACAGCAAGCAGATGTTAGAGGAGATCATGCGTAGAGGTACAAGCTCACTAGGGACAGATGTGCCAAGTGAGAGAGAAATCAACCGCCTGGCTGCTCGATCTGATGAAGAATTCTGGCTGTTTGAGAAAATGGATGAGGAGAGAAGACAGAAGGAGAAATACAGATCTCGTCTTATGGAAGAACATGAAGTACCGGAGTGGGCATATTCTGCTCCCGAAATTAAGGAAGATGAGAACTTAGGGTTTGACAGTGGCAGTGTCACTGGGAAGCGTAGAAGAAAGGAGGTGGTGTATGCTGATACTCTGAGTGATTTACAGTGGATGAAGGCTGTGGAAAATGGAGAAGACATATCAAGGCTTTCCACtagaagaaagagaagagatcCACCTGCATCTGAGGGCAATGCATCTACAAGAAACTTTACAGGTTCAGAGGAAAAGGTGTTAGAGTTGGGGAATGAGTACATGCCTATGGCAAGTGAAAGAACAAGCGAAGATACCTCTGCTTTGGCCCAAACCCCAACTCCAAAGGCACTCAAGTCTGAAGGGTCAAAAACTGAGCAGCATGAATATCAGGGTGTTGGAGGAAGTAACTGGAATGGGCACATGCTTACATGGAATGCCCATAAGAGAAAGAGATCAAGCTATGCCGTCCAGAGCTCATCGTCTGATTCTAGAGGGCAGAATTCCAATGGAAGGGGAGGTGGATGGCCCTGATTGAGACAACTCGAAAAGGATGTGTCACAGGAATTCCGGAGCAGCGaggattagatgataattaaactGGTGCGGATATTGTCATTCCACAACTTTCCGGTCATTCTGGTGTATTTTAGCATGTCACATTGCAGCGACAACGTGAAGTTATCCCAACTGATGTCAGGCACTTTTTGCTTATAATCTTTTGTTCTCTATATGGTTTTGTAGCAGTATCTGATTGGAtagccattaaaaaaaaaaaaaaaaaggaaaaggaccTGAGAGCTTGTTGCAAACACATGGAGTTTTGACTCTTGTGCCCATCAAAACATGTCTTCACGCAGGATCCGACCATTGTGACGTAAACAATGTCTTTGGAATTTTTAAGGCGCAGAGCCAGTAAATTAGTTCTCTTATATGCATTCAAACGTTAGATTTCAGTAACTCGTAGTATCTGTGTAACAATCAAACTTGGAtgtgtaaaatgaaaaaaaaaaaaaaaaaaaaaaaaaaaaaaaaaaaaaaaaaaaaattaacatgccCATATAGGAGGAAAAACAACTTGACCATTAATAATTAATCTCAACAGAGAACTGTCTCAGGCGACTATAAGAGCTGCATCCGTTACAAGATATGCTATTCATTAGATGACTAACCTAGGAAAGGCACCAAACAAGCTAATATGACCAAGATGATAACGATGGAACACTACTGATGCCATCTATCATCCTTGTGCTCAAAAAATCGCCATGGTCTGCTCATGCATACTATTAGATTCAAGAGAAAATTCAATCCAAAATGTGTCCTAGAATTATTTTAATCTTCAAAACGGATACTCGTACAGAATCCAAGAGAAAACACCTTACACAAGTGATTCTCTAATTCTCTTGGCCAACCTCAAGGTTCTTGAGTTTTGATTCGAGTTCACCAGCATTACCTTCATCCTCTCCAGATTCTTCAGCATTTTGTTCTCCTTCTGGGTCATTGTCATCCAAGGGCCCAAGCATGCTGGGATATTTCTTGCATAAATCCTTGATCTCGTCAATGCCTTCATCAGAGATGAAATTCCCATTGATGTTCAGCAACTTAAACTCAGGCTTCTGGAAAACAGTCTGAGCTAAAACCCGAGCCCCAGACCTTCTTATCAAGTTGGTACTCAAATCGACTTCCTTCAACGGGGCATGAGCTTCTAATGCTTTACTGATCTGGATGGCACCTTCATCCTTTAGTTCATTCTCAGCCAAGTTCAACTTAGTAAGAAGCTGCTTTATAGCAATACAAGCAGCAATTGCAGGGGCAGCTTCAGCTGTTATGTCATTTCCTGCCATCTCCAGGACTTCAAGTGAAGGAGCTGTTTCCTTGAGAACATTGGCGATAGCAATTGAACCCTCATCTTCCAAGTTCAGGTAGCTCAGGTATACCTCAGATAAATCTGCATGCTTGGAAAGAGCTTTACTAAGAGCTAATCCACCTTCAACACCAAACATGTTGTCCCGCAGGTCAAGCTTCTTCAAATGGGTACAAGTCTCGAGTGCTTCCGATAAGGCAACTCCTCCATCAGAGCCTATTCTTGTAGAAGAGCAACGAAAGTCTTCCAACAAAGGAGAACGCTTAACAACCTCAGAGATAGCAAGCGCCCCTTCATCTCCTGTCATGTTGTTGTGAAACTGAAGGACTCTTAATTTCTCTGTGGAGGGAATTAACTCACAAACCGCTCGGGCAGCTTCCTCAGAGATTCCATCATTCATTAAATAGAGTTCCTCCAAGCATGTCTGTGATTTCAGCAGTGCTCCAAATGCCCTAACACCCTTCTCACCTAAAGCATTGTCCGAAAGGTTCAGAGACTTCAAGATGCTACCTTCCAGTGCAGCTGAGAAGATAGTCATGACTTCAAGAGCTTCTGCCTCTGGTCTTCCTGCAATGAAATCAGAGAGGTCTACATCTTTCAGCTGATTCTTAAGGGAAATCAGAATGGGCTCTGCAACGCGGGCTGCACCTAGACCAAAACTTCTGTTGCTGAAGCATATTTTAGTGTAAGAATTTCCAGGATCCTTCAGTGGCCTCAAAAGTTCCTCAGCCTCCTCTGCCTCAATAAAGGCTCTTTGGCCCTTGGATATATCAAAGAAGGTTTCACGAGGAGCACTAATATTCTCAGGTGTTACCACTTCATTGTCTGCCTTGCTTCTAGGGCCTTGTTTAAGAACTTCCAGGAGGAGCTTGCTACATTCCTTGGCATAAAGCTGAACAGCTGAACCACCATCACCATCTGGCTCCTCATCGTAGTTTTTGTTTGCAGTGGTAAAAGCCACATCCTCAATTCGTTTTGCATTCTCCTCAGCCTCTTCCTTGCTCAGAATACCATACTTCTGTGTGAATATGGATTTTGTGGTAAGATTGTTTGTCATCCGCTCCACAAGCATTTGCCTTGTGTTTAGGCTAGGTGGCCATAGTTTAATTGAAAATTGCCTGCGTTCAGAATTCATTGTTGTGGCGTCCATTGCAACAAAGCCTACAACAGCAGACTGCAAGTACAATTACATATTTGCACAAGAAGCATACAGATACGAAATTTTCATgtgtatatcaatatatatatcaataaatatCAGGTCTCATATGAGGTTCTGACAATGCAACCATTCCCTCACAGGGACAGGTTTCATCAACGCTATCCTAACCATGTCAAAGCCTGATGAAAAGATAAATTGCTTAAGAAAGTAAAGGGCAATATAACATGAATAAAACTGAAAATGCTAGACCCAACAGAATGCTTACAGTCACAGAAGCAGATGAAAAATCCCTAACAGAAATATTTCGACCTAAGACAAATGCACAATCCGCAAGCCACAATCATCATAACATAAGCttcaattttcatataaacGATAATTTGGATCATCTGTGTCCTCAAAACAATTGAGAAGCTAACAAGGCGCCATCATCGACAATCACAAAAGAAGTGAGAAGAAAAggttttaatacaaaattaaatttccaGAAGATTTGTTCATAGAATGTAATACAGGGCTCCACTAAGATAATATGCGtttttt
Coding sequences within it:
- the LOC122274993 gene encoding RAN GTPase-activating protein 2 produces the protein MDATTMNSERRQFSIKLWPPSLNTRQMLVERMTNNLTTKSIFTQKYGILSKEEAEENAKRIEDVAFTTANKNYDEEPDGDGGSAVQLYAKECSKLLLEVLKQGPRSKADNEVVTPENISAPRETFFDISKGQRAFIEAEEAEELLRPLKDPGNSYTKICFSNRSFGLGAARVAEPILISLKNQLKDVDLSDFIAGRPEAEALEVMTIFSAALEGSILKSLNLSDNALGEKGVRAFGALLKSQTCLEELYLMNDGISEEAARAVCELIPSTEKLRVLQFHNNMTGDEGALAISEVVKRSPLLEDFRCSSTRIGSDGGVALSEALETCTHLKKLDLRDNMFGVEGGLALSKALSKHADLSEVYLSYLNLEDEGSIAIANVLKETAPSLEVLEMAGNDITAEAAPAIAACIAIKQLLTKLNLAENELKDEGAIQISKALEAHAPLKEVDLSTNLIRRSGARVLAQTVFQKPEFKLLNINGNFISDEGIDEIKDLCKKYPSMLGPLDDNDPEGEQNAEESGEDEGNAGELESKLKNLEVGQEN